From one Mya arenaria isolate MELC-2E11 chromosome 4, ASM2691426v1 genomic stretch:
- the LOC128229868 gene encoding octopamine receptor-like, giving the protein MENNTSYSVLLPERVSSWYIVLTSLAMIILAILTVAGNIFVIHAVFTNRALRIVPNFFIVSLAVADLLVAILVMPFHISTNITGAWIYGGVLCQIWLTSDVFLCTASILNLCIIALDRYWAIHDPIRYAQKRTVKRVLVMIAISWTLSGMISIPPVFGWGDKDDDSLYDDDVKTCTLSSDKGYVLYSACGSFYIPLAVMSFVYIHIFIATKRRLRERTKAAKKTKLAMRNIVNNKDGNANKKRNNSDSTNDDHDERNEDIVEEPSNHCNTTSSESANTINNFFEEKQRISLSKERKAARTLAIIMVTFVLCWIPFFLMYLILPFCDSCTYPGTKVEALFVWLGYVNSTLNPIIYTVFNMEFRKAFQRITAKCRGNDSGRIALTRTCV; this is encoded by the exons ATGGAGAATAATACTTCGTATAGTGTCCTTTTGCCTGAAAGAGTAAGTTCTTGGTACATTGTTTTAACTAGTCTGGCAATGATTATTTTGGCTATACTAACAGTAGCCGGCAATATTTTTGTAATCCATGCAGTGTTCACGAACAGGGCCCTACGTATTGTTCCAAACTTTTTCATCGTTTCCTTAGCAGTTGCCGACTTACTTGTGGCGATACTAGTGATGCCATttcatatttcaacaaatataacCGGCGCGTGGATTTACGGAGGAGTGCTGTGTCAAATATGGTTGACAAGCGATGTATTTCTTTGCACTGCATCGATTCTTAACTTGTGCATCATCGCATTGGACAGATATTGGGCAATACATGACCCCATCAGGTACGCCCAGAAAAGAACGGTCAAAAGAGTGCTAGTCATGATAGCAATATCTTGGACGCTCAGCGGTATGATATCAATTCCACCCGTTTTTGGATGGGGTGATAAAGACGACGATAGCTTATATGACGACGACGTTAAAACATGCACGCTATCTTCTGATAAAGGTTATGTTTTGTATTCGGCATGCGGGTCCTTTTATATACCTCTCGCAGTAATGTCTTTCgtgtatattcatattttcattgcaaCAAAAAGACGACTTAGAGAACGCACAAAAGCAGCGAAGAAAACTAAACTTGCGATGAGAAATATTGTGAACAACAAGGACGGAAAcgcaaataaaaaaagaaataacagCGATAGTACGAACGATGATCACGATGAAAGGAATGAAGATATTGTAGAAGAACCAAGTAACCATTGCAATACGACGTCTTCCGAATCAGCAAACA CTATAAATAACTTCTTTGAAGAAAAGCAAAGGATTTCGCTCTCGAAGGAACGAAAAGCTGCCAGAACATTAGCTATTATAATGGTAACCTTTGTTCTTTGTTGGATCCCGTTTTTTCTAATGTATCtcattttaccattctgtgACTCGTGTACTTATCCAGGGACGAAAGTTGAAGCATTATTTGTATGGCTTGGTTATGTTAATTCCACGCTTAATCCCATCATATATACTGTGTTCAATATGGAGTTCCGTAAAGCCTTCCAGAGGATTACAGCAAAATGTAGAGGCAACGACTCTGGACGAATCGCATTGACTCGAACATGtgtataa